The Persephonella sp. genome includes a region encoding these proteins:
- the ligA gene encoding NAD-dependent DNA ligase LigA: MFTEEKQRELIQKTKQLLDITIDQIKTIDDAKAIIDDLREVIRYHDWRYYVLANPVISDYEYDKLFHLLKKIEQKFPELITPDSPTQRVASGLTKEFPQVKHLAPMLSLDNSYNEEDLRDFDRRVKEATGFETVEYSVEPKFDGAGISLVYEDNLFIRGATRGDGIVGEDITNNLKTIKTIPLSADFKSYGIKKIEIRGEVLIRKDLFKKINQERLEEGLPPFANPRNAAAGSIRLQDPKEVAKRGLEAFVYQITYAVDPEGNNLLGTKIKKHNESIRMLYELGFRSPFKEIKVCRGIDEVIDYCRQWQEKRDEYPYELDGMVVKVNDIALYEKLGVTSHHPRWAIAFKFKARQATTRIIKVVFQVGRTGAVTPVAKLEPVEIGGVTVSSVSLINEDFIKEKDIRIGDLVLIERAGDVIPYVVKVITEARTGKEKPIEFPKNCPSCGSPLVKPPGEAVWRCVNINCPAQVVERMIYFASKDAMDIRGLGEAIVRKFYELGYLKSIPDIYRLPYEKIKKLEGWGEKSVENLKKAVEESKHRPINRLITGLGIRYVGKVTAKTLAEHIRCVEDLEKWSVEELESLPDIGYVVARSIYDFFHNEQNINMIKELKSLGVQTCKEKEEKVQHIFDGKTFVFTGALKCCSREVAQEIVERLGGHATNSVSRKTSYVVVGENPGSKFRKAQQLGVKTINEEQFIQMIKDHIPEDLKEHINI, encoded by the coding sequence AACCATAGATGATGCAAAAGCAATTATAGACGACTTAAGGGAGGTTATAAGATACCACGACTGGAGGTATTATGTTCTTGCAAATCCTGTTATATCAGACTACGAATATGACAAACTTTTCCATCTGCTAAAAAAAATAGAGCAAAAGTTTCCAGAGCTTATAACCCCCGACTCACCTACACAAAGGGTTGCTTCAGGTCTAACAAAAGAGTTTCCCCAGGTAAAGCATCTTGCCCCTATGCTTTCACTTGATAACTCTTACAACGAGGAAGACCTTAGAGATTTTGATAGAAGGGTAAAAGAGGCAACAGGTTTTGAAACGGTTGAGTATTCTGTAGAACCAAAATTTGATGGTGCAGGAATATCCCTTGTTTATGAGGATAACCTTTTTATTAGAGGTGCAACAAGAGGTGATGGTATTGTAGGGGAAGACATAACAAACAACCTTAAAACTATAAAAACCATACCCCTATCTGCAGACTTCAAAAGCTACGGAATTAAAAAGATTGAGATAAGGGGAGAAGTTCTTATAAGAAAAGATCTGTTCAAAAAGATAAATCAGGAAAGGTTAGAGGAGGGCTTACCCCCATTTGCAAACCCGAGAAATGCGGCGGCAGGTTCTATAAGGCTTCAAGACCCAAAAGAAGTAGCAAAAAGGGGTCTTGAGGCTTTTGTTTACCAGATAACATACGCTGTTGATCCTGAAGGAAACAACCTTTTAGGAACAAAGATAAAAAAACATAACGAATCTATCAGAATGCTGTATGAACTTGGTTTTAGATCTCCATTCAAGGAAATAAAGGTATGCAGAGGAATAGATGAGGTTATAGACTACTGCAGACAGTGGCAGGAAAAAAGGGACGAATATCCGTATGAACTGGACGGAATGGTCGTTAAGGTAAATGATATAGCCCTTTATGAAAAACTTGGCGTAACCTCACACCACCCCAGATGGGCTATAGCATTTAAATTCAAAGCAAGACAGGCAACGACAAGAATAATAAAGGTTGTTTTCCAGGTTGGAAGAACAGGTGCCGTAACACCTGTGGCTAAACTTGAACCTGTTGAGATAGGAGGAGTTACAGTATCATCAGTATCACTGATAAATGAAGATTTTATAAAAGAAAAAGATATAAGAATAGGAGATCTTGTTCTTATAGAGAGAGCTGGAGATGTTATACCTTATGTTGTTAAGGTAATAACAGAGGCAAGAACAGGAAAAGAAAAACCTATAGAATTTCCAAAAAACTGTCCTTCTTGCGGATCTCCTCTTGTTAAGCCTCCAGGAGAAGCAGTATGGAGATGCGTTAACATAAACTGTCCTGCCCAGGTTGTTGAGAGAATGATATATTTTGCATCAAAAGATGCAATGGACATAAGAGGGCTTGGGGAGGCTATAGTTAGAAAATTTTATGAGCTTGGTTATCTAAAATCCATTCCTGACATATACAGACTTCCATATGAGAAGATAAAAAAACTTGAAGGCTGGGGAGAAAAGTCTGTTGAAAACCTGAAAAAAGCTGTTGAGGAATCAAAACACAGACCTATAAACAGACTTATAACAGGATTAGGGATAAGATATGTTGGAAAAGTAACAGCAAAAACCCTTGCCGAACATATCAGATGTGTTGAAGATCTTGAGAAATGGTCTGTTGAAGAGCTTGAATCACTTCCTGACATAGGTTATGTGGTTGCAAGAAGCATTTACGACTTTTTCCACAATGAGCAGAACATCAATATGATAAAAGAGCTGAAAAGTTTAGGAGTTCAAACATGTAAGGAAAAAGAAGAAAAAGTTCAACATATATTTGATGGAAAAACATTTGTTTTTACAGGTGCTCTTAAATGCTGTTCAAGGGAAGTAGCACAGGAGATAGTTGAAAGGTTAGGGGGACATGCCACAAACTCTGTAAGCAGAAAAACAAGCTATGTTGTTGTGGGAGAAAATCCCGGATCAAAGTTTAGAAAAGCCCAGCAGCTTGGAGTTAAAACAATAAATGAAGAACAGTTTATCCAGATGATAAAAGATCACATTCCAGAGGATCTGAAAGAACATATAAATATCTAA
- a CDS encoding IclR family transcriptional regulator → MHRKRKKNEYIVHNVDLAFDILFFLAKYPNTTFENILENIDSSSYQIEKILDVLINRGYINFNPKKKTYSLGIKNFEVGYSYLSHVDIRNIAKPYLQYLGEKFQENVYLAVRSGFEIVYIDSYEVNRPVVVKSRVGRLLPLYASASGKIHLADMDQDELEEFFREEKLVPYTKKTITDKKELLKHIEKVKQQGYAVDDEEWEEEVRCLSVPVRDHTGKVTAAVTLSAPSWRIPSEVLTGKIKDEFIQKAKELSERLGYTEE, encoded by the coding sequence ATGCATAGAAAAAGAAAAAAGAACGAATATATAGTTCACAATGTAGATCTTGCATTTGATATTCTTTTTTTTCTTGCAAAATATCCAAATACAACATTTGAAAATATACTGGAAAACATAGATTCCTCCTCTTATCAGATAGAAAAAATATTAGATGTTCTTATAAACAGAGGATACATAAATTTTAATCCTAAGAAAAAAACTTACTCGCTGGGAATAAAAAATTTTGAGGTTGGTTATTCCTACCTATCACATGTTGATATAAGAAACATAGCAAAACCTTATCTTCAATACTTAGGTGAAAAGTTTCAAGAAAATGTTTATCTTGCCGTAAGAAGTGGATTTGAGATTGTTTATATAGACTCCTATGAAGTAAACAGACCTGTGGTTGTCAAATCAAGGGTTGGAAGACTTCTTCCTTTATACGCTTCTGCTTCAGGTAAAATTCACCTTGCAGACATGGATCAGGACGAATTAGAAGAATTTTTCAGAGAAGAAAAACTTGTTCCATACACGAAAAAAACCATAACAGATAAAAAGGAACTTTTAAAACATATTGAAAAGGTAAAACAGCAGGGATATGCTGTAGACGATGAAGAATGGGAAGAAGAAGTAAGATGTTTATCTGTTCCTGTTAGAGATCATACAGGAAAGGTAACCGCTGCTGTTACACTATCTGCCCCTTCATGGAGAATTCCTTCAGAAGTCTTGACAGGAAAAATAAAAGATGAATTTATACAAAAAGCAAAAGAGCTTTCAGAAAGACTGGGTTATACAGAAGAATGA
- the dapE gene encoding succinyl-diaminopimelate desuccinylase, with the protein MKKKLTEYLINLVNIPSVIGSEKEICDYVENFSKRYYPEKNIIRYNNSLIVYDEINPSKKTLALVGHLDTVPGENDFTGQIIDGKLYGLGASDMKGGLAVMMGLMDYFSDKSKRFNLIYVFYEKEEGPYIENGLEPLLTEFDIIHKADLAVALEPTDNKVQVGCLGTLHASIIFEGKRAHSARPWQGENAIHKAADFLKRLADYGIHEYEFSGMKFLEVMNATMVEFSGGRNIIPDRFVINVNYRFAPGKSIDQAKEDVIKLVNGEAKVEFTDLCPSGAVCLYNPILSEFIEKFSLPVEAKQAWTDVARLSLHGIDAVNFGPGDPSQAHQKNEYIPLHNLFKNFKIFQSFIEI; encoded by the coding sequence ATGAAAAAGAAACTAACAGAATATCTAATAAACCTTGTTAATATTCCCTCTGTTATAGGTAGTGAGAAAGAGATATGCGATTATGTAGAAAATTTTTCAAAAAGATATTATCCAGAAAAAAACATTATCAGATACAACAATTCCCTTATAGTTTACGATGAAATAAATCCATCAAAAAAAACCCTTGCACTTGTTGGGCATCTTGACACGGTTCCGGGAGAGAACGATTTTACCGGACAAATAATAGACGGAAAACTTTACGGTCTTGGTGCCTCTGATATGAAAGGCGGGTTGGCAGTTATGATGGGATTAATGGACTATTTTTCAGATAAATCAAAAAGATTTAACCTTATCTATGTTTTTTATGAAAAAGAGGAAGGACCTTATATAGAGAACGGTCTTGAGCCTCTTCTTACAGAGTTTGATATAATTCACAAAGCTGATCTTGCTGTAGCCCTTGAACCTACAGATAACAAAGTTCAGGTTGGGTGTCTTGGGACTTTGCATGCCTCAATAATATTTGAAGGGAAAAGAGCCCATTCAGCAAGACCGTGGCAGGGGGAAAATGCGATACACAAAGCTGCAGATTTTTTAAAAAGACTTGCAGATTACGGTATACACGAGTATGAGTTCAGCGGTATGAAATTTTTAGAGGTTATGAATGCCACCATGGTTGAGTTTTCAGGAGGCAGAAACATAATACCCGACAGATTTGTCATAAATGTTAACTACAGATTTGCCCCCGGAAAGAGTATAGATCAGGCAAAAGAGGATGTTATAAAGCTTGTCAATGGTGAGGCAAAGGTTGAGTTTACAGATCTGTGTCCCTCAGGAGCTGTATGCCTTTATAATCCGATACTTTCTGAATTTATAGAAAAATTCAGTTTGCCTGTAGAAGCAAAACAGGCATGGACAGATGTAGCAAGATTGTCCCTTCATGGAATAGATGCCGTCAATTTTGGTCCTGGAGACCCTTCACAGGCACACCAGAAAAATGAGTATATTCCTCTTCACAATCTTTTTAAAAACTTTAAGATTTTTCAATCATTTATAGAAATATAA